The genomic stretch TTCATGAGACCTGAACATGTTGTGAGGAAAtatattcatcaacaacGTTATACTGCTAAATTACGTAAGAAACAAAAGGAAGATGAACTGAATCGAACTACTTTAGATGCAATTGCtatgaaaaaatttgtcTCGGGGACTTCGGTATCGTTGAACGCTGGATCTTCACCTGCTGCTAGTTTCCCAGCACCTAGTCATACCCCATCAGCTATAAATCAAGTAATTCAAAACAAAGCGTTGACGTCACAtggaaacaacaacaataacttCAGCTATGATCCAACTCCACCGGGGTTCACACCAGATTATAGTGATTTACTACATCAAATCAATGTTTATGGTGGTCCATCAACGGATATTGATCCATTACCTGGTGCCACTCCGCCAATGGTGGCTACTAAATCCAATACGAGAGTAATAAATGTTGATGTTGGAGATTCTGAAGTGGAAGAGTATAAAAAGGCCACCAAATTAAACACAAGAATTATTGGTGTACCTGTAGAAAGCAATATTGATAACGTCAACGATAACGATGATGATAACAATAAGGAAAACTTACCTCctaaaatcaacaaaactACTCGTAATGATTATGATGCTATGATTAATTCATTccaagaaaataataatgattggATGTGctttttttcatcaccCAAAAATCATGTTACTAGTCCAAATTCAAAGACTCCAGTGGATAACCCTaatgaaattcaaaatcaggGGCAAAATAGAAAATCACCATTAAAGAATGTTACTCAAAAAACTATTGTTAATATGCCTTCATCACCATATCAATCAACATTAGATGCACCATCTGAAGATGATCATGAACATGAACATGAACATGAAAatgatcaacaacaacaaaatgttttaaatgatgaaataaGTAAAATGATTAATATGAGTCCGTTTAAATCGTCACCTAATCGTGCCAATAGATTGGATACAGGTAATCTGATTATGTCtaatcaaaataaagatgatgataaaaagaatcaaGCATCAACTCCAAATACAGAATTCTATtctaatgatgatgatgaaggtCAACATAATGAAGGACATAAAAATATTACAAAAAGTGGTCCTTCAATCTTGGAGAAGGAAAATCAATCAGTCTCACAACATTAAATAGTTATTTCGTCAACGTTAAATATAAACCGAAgtacaaataataattatttgttcaattaatacatgatatatataattctatcaaaatttgtctatctattatttttagcACCAAAATCTATAAATTCTAATATAGAATGGTTTTTCAGCTAATTGAGCTTTTTCTTCAGCtatttcttgttgtaaCAAATCTAAATCAACATTGATTCTACCAGTATCAAGGTCAATATCTTTTGCTCTGATAAATAATGTCCAATCtcttttccaaattttatAACCTATCCATGATGCTAAAATCACTGGAACACCCAAATAtgccaaaaagaaatcataAGCATTTGGTTTACCACCAACAGGGAATAATCCAATATAAAATTGAGCAATTAAATACAAAATGTTTAAAGTTAACCCAAAATATGATCCCCAAACCCCACTTTGAGCAACAAATGGTAATTCCGTTAATGAACGATTTTGAACTTTCATGGCTCTTCTAAAACGTATATGGCTCAAGTTAATACTCATCCAGGtgaaaattgatgaaagaCCAGAAAGAGCCAATAACCAATTGAAAGCAACCACCTGTTTCTCATTATCAGCAGCAATTAAGGCAAATAATCCAAATACATTGGTGATAAGAATAGCAAATAATGGTCTTCCGGCTCTATCAATATATCCTGTCCATTTAGGTGCCATTCCTTGTTCAGCAAGTGAGTTTAAAGTTCTTGAAGTTGCATATACTGAAGCATTACCAACAGATAATACCGATATCAAAATCACGGCATTGATGACACTAGGTAAACCTTTGATTCCACCGTTAACAATGGCAATAGTGAATGGAGATGCAGTGACATCAACAGATGAACTTCCAAGTAATCTTTTATCATTATAAGGAACTAAAGTTGCaatcataataattgatcccaaataaaatataacaaTTCTCCAAAACACTTGTTTAATGGCTTTGGGTAATGCATGTCTAACATTTGAACTTTCACTTGCTGTCAAGGCAATCATTTCTGTACCACCAAAAGAGAATGCAGCGGTGATAAGTGAACTAGCGAAACctttaaaagaattagCAAAAGGACCCGGTTCTCTCCAATATTTACCTCCAATAAATTCATGATTTGgtccaccaccacaa from Candida albicans SC5314 chromosome 5, complete sequence encodes the following:
- the GAP1 gene encoding Gap1p (Amino acid permease; antigenic in human/mouse; 10-12 transmembrane regions; regulated by nitrogen source; alkaline, GlcNAc, phagocytosis induced; WT virulence in mice; Spider and flow model biofilm induced): MLHKKETNDTFVQLNRSPSTGEQKSSGIWSSIKDSFKPALPQDKLTGVDDIPDRELTDIERININAANSNLQRKLKTRHLQMIAIGSSIGTGLFVGTGGALSTGGPAAIVLAWAISAISVFMTMQGLGELAVAFPVSGGFNLYASKFLEPGIGFAVGWNYFLQFFVLLPLELVAGAITIKYWNASINSDVFVIIFWFVVLVITMLGVRWYGEAELVFCTIKVIAVIGFIILGIVLICGGGPNHEFIGGKYWREPGPFANSFKGFASSLITAAFSFGGTEMIALTASESSNVRHALPKAIKQVFWRIVIFYLGSIIMIATLVPYNDKRLLGSSSVDVTASPFTIAIVNGGIKGLPSVINAVILISVLSVGNASVYATSRTLNSLAEQGMAPKWTGYIDRAGRPLFAILITNVFGLFALIAADNEKQVVAFNWLLALSGLSSIFTWMSINLSHIRFRRAMKVQNRSLTELPFVAQSGVWGSYFGLTLNILYLIAQFYIGLFPVGGKPNAYDFFLAYLGVPVILASWIGYKIWKRDWTLFIRAKDIDLDTGRINVDLDLLQQEIAEEKAQLAEKPFYIRIYRFWC